TCATGGGGTCAGGTAATCAGCGAGGGCGTCGCGTACGCAGGGGGACGCGAGCATCGAGCTGCCGCGGAAAAAGCGCGTGATGTTGCCCACCAATGGGTGAAAACGATTGATGGGATACACCAGTGCACTGGCGTCTTCACGCAGCGACTGGCGTACCGATTCGTCGACGGGCAGGTGCGCGATCAACTCGAAGTCGAACGCTTGCTGCAGATCGCTCGCCAGGTACTGGACGATGAAACCGTGCATCAAGTGCGCAATCGCCGCGCGGTCCTCTTCGGGCGCGGTGCGCCAGTAAATCTGCACCAGTCGCGTCCAGAAACCGGAGTGCCGGCCCTCGTCGAGCAAGTGATCAGCCATCAGCCCCTTGATCGAAGCCTTGACCGAGTCGTCCCGGGCGAAGGCCGCCACTTCGTTGGTCACGGTGTTCTCGGCGATGGCGATGCAGATCAGTTCCACGGCGCTGAGCAAATGTTCCGGCGCCTGGGCCAGGGTCGCGGGTATCGCGCGGCTGAGTTCGATCTGCCCAGGCAACGGGATCGGTGCGATGCCGGTCATGTCGATGGTCTGCTGCATGAAGTCCATCGCCACCAGCGCGTGGTAATCCTCGTCCACCACCACGGTCATCGCGTCGTAGCGGCAAGCGAATGGGAATTCGATGCCGAAGCGGTTCTTGGCGATGCGCCGGGCGGTGTGGTCCACCAGTTCGGTCTCGAAAATCACCACGTCGTTGATGAACTTGTAGAGGCTCTGCACCAGCACAAAGTCGCGCAATTGCGGGCAGTGGCTGAGGAAGGTCTGGCTGTGTACCAGCGGCTGGCGGCTCATCGGGAAGATCAGCTTGTCGTCGTCTTCAACCCGCCGCCGTGGCCGGGTGCGGATCGTGGCGCGGCTTTCCCAGGCGTCGGCGAAGGATTGGTATTCGGCGGCGTTCATGGCGTCACCTGTGCAACCGGCTGGGCCATGCTCTGGCGCAGGCCGTCCCACAAGGCGGCGCGGCTGTGGACGGCGGCGAGCGCGGCGGCCAGGACTTCGGTTTCGCGCTGCGGGTCGCCATCGATCAGCCGGGCCAACAACTTTTCTGCCGCCGGGCCATGGTCTTCGGAGTCGACTTCGATGTGCCGTTGCAGGTAATAACGAAAGGTCGGCGCCTGATCCAGGCCAATGCCCCAAGCGTCGAGCATGCGCTGGAACATCTGCGGGATGACGCTCTCGCGACCGTGCACGAAGGCAGCGGCCACGCTGTGGGCCGGGGCGTTCAGGGCGGTGTGCAAGGTCTGGCGGACAAACCGTGCCGCCGCCGGTTCGACCTCGACGCTGTCCAGTGCAGTCTCGGGGCTGACGCCTTCCTGTTGCAGGGTGATGAATCGCTCGATTGCGCGGGTATCGGCGCCGATTTCCCGCATGGCGTCCAAGTACAGTTCGAAATGGCTGCAATAGCCGGCACCAGGACGGTCATCGGACTCTTC
The sequence above is drawn from the Pseudomonas sp. St316 genome and encodes:
- a CDS encoding diiron oxygenase: MNAAEYQSFADAWESRATIRTRPRRRVEDDDKLIFPMSRQPLVHSQTFLSHCPQLRDFVLVQSLYKFINDVVIFETELVDHTARRIAKNRFGIEFPFACRYDAMTVVVDEDYHALVAMDFMQQTIDMTGIAPIPLPGQIELSRAIPATLAQAPEHLLSAVELICIAIAENTVTNEVAAFARDDSVKASIKGLMADHLLDEGRHSGFWTRLVQIYWRTAPEEDRAAIAHLMHGFIVQYLASDLQQAFDFELIAHLPVDESVRQSLREDASALVYPINRFHPLVGNITRFFRGSSMLASPCVRDALADYLTP
- a CDS encoding DUF3050 domain-containing protein; protein product: MQPTKEQLSLKLSLQKSELGQHPVFSEITSIDLLRRFMESHVFAVWDFMSLTKRLQRELTCVHLPWLPPADPHAARLINEIVLGEESDDRPGAGYCSHFELYLDAMREIGADTRAIERFITLQQEGVSPETALDSVEVEPAAARFVRQTLHTALNAPAHSVAAAFVHGRESVIPQMFQRMLDAWGIGLDQAPTFRYYLQRHIEVDSEDHGPAAEKLLARLIDGDPQRETEVLAAALAAVHSRAALWDGLRQSMAQPVAQVTP